CTCGCCGCCGAGGGCCAGGCCGCCCTCGGCCAGGGCGGCCAGGACGTGGCGGTCGCCCACCGGCGTGTCCAGGACCCGGATGCCGGCCCGGGCCATGGCCTGGCGAAAGCCCAGGTTGGTCATCACGGTGACGGCCACCGTGTCGTCCCGGAGGAGGCCCCGGCCCTGCAGGTCGAGGGCCAGCAGGGCGATGAGCTGGTCGCCGTCGACCAGGGCACCGCTGGCGTCGACGGCCAGCACCCGGTCGGCGTCGCCGTCGAAGGCCAGGCCCACGTCGGCCCCCCGGGCCACCACCGCCTTCTGCAACGCCTCCGGGTGGGTCGAGCCGCACCCGTCGTTGATGTTGGTGCCGTCGGGGTCGGCGTGCAGGACGGTGACGCCGGCCCCCAGCTCGGCCAGCACCCGGGGGGCGACGACCGACGCCGCGCCGTGGGCGCAGTCGAGCACCACCTTCAGGCCCGGCAGCCGTCGCCCCTCCAGCACCGCGCCCTCCAGGTGGTGGGCGTAGCGCTCCCAGGCGTCGGGGGCGGCGCGCAAGCTGCCCACCAGTGGGCCTCCGGGGCGGGCCGGGGAGCCGGGGATGCCCTCGGCCTCCAGGGCCTCCAGCTCGGCCTCCAGCCGGTCCTCGGTGGCGTCGTCGAGCTTGAGGCCGCCGACGGCGAAGAGCTTGATGCCGTTGTCCCCGAAGGGGTTGTGCGAGGCCGAGATCACGGCCCCGGGCAACTGGTCGGCGGCGGCCAGGTAGGCCACGCCGGGGGTTGGCAGCACGCCCAGGTCGACCGACGAGGCCCCCTCGGAGGCCAGGCCGGCGGTGAAGGCGGCGGCCAGGAGGGGGCCGGAGAGCCGGGTGTCGCGGCCCACCAGCCAGGGGCCGCCGCCGAGGGTGCGCGCCGCGGCCCGGCCCAGGGAGAGGGCCAGCTCGGGGGTGAGCTCGGTGTTGGCCGCGCCCCGGACCCCGTCGGTACCGAACCGCAGCGTCACCGGTCGCCCCGTGCACGCGACGCCCCCGAGGGCATCTCACGATCGAAACCCCACGACCGGAGCCGCGTCATCACGCCCACAGCAGACGGCAAGGGCCCGAGCGGCCCGCCGGCGACGGAGGAGCCGGCCAGAGCGGGCCAGCACGGCATGGGCATGTCCGAGCCGCCAGGCGAGGACACGATGCGGGCAGCACCCCGGTCCA
The Acidimicrobiales bacterium DNA segment above includes these coding regions:
- the glmM gene encoding phosphoglucosamine mutase yields the protein MTLRFGTDGVRGAANTELTPELALSLGRAAARTLGGGPWLVGRDTRLSGPLLAAAFTAGLASEGASSVDLGVLPTPGVAYLAAADQLPGAVISASHNPFGDNGIKLFAVGGLKLDDATEDRLEAELEALEAEGIPGSPARPGGPLVGSLRAAPDAWERYAHHLEGAVLEGRRLPGLKVVLDCAHGAASVVAPRVLAELGAGVTVLHADPDGTNINDGCGSTHPEALQKAVVARGADVGLAFDGDADRVLAVDASGALVDGDQLIALLALDLQGRGLLRDDTVAVTVMTNLGFRQAMARAGIRVLDTPVGDRHVLAALAEGGLALGGEQSGHIVLRDWATTGDGLLAGLFVLDTMARTGRSLAELAAVMDRLPQVMVNVRLPRRDPDLLDRLALDVSRAEIALAGRGRVLVRPSGTEPVVRVMVEAPTAAEAQAVADELASAARAAASPPTP